The following proteins are encoded in a genomic region of Neomonachus schauinslandi chromosome 7, ASM220157v2, whole genome shotgun sequence:
- the WNT8A gene encoding protein Wnt-8a, which yields MGDLFMLRVAVGICFATFTASAWSVNNFLVTGPKAYLTYTTSVALGAQSGIEECKFQFAWERWNCPENALQLSTHNRLRSATRETSFIHAISSAGVMYTITKNCSMGDFENCGCDESKNGKTGGHGWIWGGCSDNVEFGERISKLFVDSLEKGKDARALMNLHNNRAGRLAVRAIMRRTCKCHGISGSCSIQTCWLQLADFREMGDYLKAKYDRALKIEMDKRQLRAGNSAEGRWAPTEAFLPSAEAELIFLEESPDYCTRNSSLGVSGTEGRECLQNNHTASRWEQRSCGRLCTECGLQVEERRAEALSSCNCKFQWCCTVRCEQCRHVVNKYYCSRPPGSAWSGGGARA from the exons ATGGGGGACCTGTTTATGCTCAGGGTAGCTGTGGGCATATGCTTTGCCACCTTCACTGCCTCCGCCTG gtCAGTGAACAATTTCCTGGTAACAGGTCCCAAG GCCTATCTGACCTACACGACCAGTGTGGCCCTGGGAGCCCAGAGTGGCATTGAGGAGTGTAAGTTCCAATTTGCTTGGGAACGCTGGAACTGCCCAGAAAATGCTCTCCAGCTCTCCACTCACAACAGGCTGAGAAGTG CCACCAGGGAGACTTCCTTCATTCATGCCATCAGCTCTGCGGGAGTCATGTACACCATCACCAAGAACTGTAGCATGGGCGACTTTGAAAACTGTGGCTGTGATGagtcaaaaaatggaaaaacag GAGGTCATGGCTGGATCTGGGGAGGCTGCAGCGACAATGTGGAATTTGGGGAAAGGATCTCCAAACTCTTTGTGGACAGCCTGGAAAAGGGAAAGGATGCTAGAGCCCTGATGAATCTTCACAACAACAGGGCAGGCAGGCTG GCAGTGAGAGCCATCATGAGAAGGACCTGCAAATGCCATGGCATCTCCGGGAGTTGCAGCATCCAGACATGCTGGCTGCAGCTGGCTGACTTCAGGGAGATGGGGGACTACCTGAAGGCCAAGTATGACCGGGCCCTGAAAATTGAGATGGATAAGCGGCAGCTGAGGGCGGGCAACAGCGCTGAGGGCCGCTGGGCACCCACGGAGGCCTTCCTTCCCAGCGCAGAGGCTGAGCTGATCTTTTTAGAGGAATCGCCAGACTACTGTACCCGCAACTCCAGCCTGGGCGTCTCTGGCACAGAAGGTCGGGAGTGTCTGCAGAACAACCACACCGCGTCTCGGTGGGAGCAACGCAGCTGCGGGCGCTTGTGCACCGAGTGTGGCCTGCAGGTGGAGGAGAGAAGAGCCGAGGCTCTCAGCAGCTGCAACTGCAAATTCCAGTGGTGCTGCACGGTCCGGTGTGAGCAGTGCAGGCACGTGGTGAACAAGTACTACTGCTCACGCCCCCCAGGCAGCGCGTGGTCCGGGGGCGGAGCCAGGGCCTGA